GTACGTGACGAGGCGTCAGGCGCCAGCCCCCACACCTGATCGACGCTCCACCGTTCGCTCAGCCCCTCCATGCCCACGACGCTACGACCTCCCACTGACAACGGCCCTGACCTGCGATATCCACAGGTGCGGGGGCGGTGTCAGTGCCGTGCGGCAAGGTGGTTTCCGCAGTCACCGCGGCGGTAACGGGCGGCGGCTGCGACCGAGTCGGCGAGGAGGGGACGATGACGACCACGACAGGGGCAGGAGCGGCCATCGGAGGCAGCGGCGAGGCGGGCAGGGCTCCGGAGTCCGCGGGGTCCGCGGGCGCCGGCGGGTCCGCGGCGGCGGACGCCGCGCTGCGGCCCCACGCCGAGGACGCCTTCGCGCATGAACTGGCGGCCCTCGCCGCCGCGGACGACCGGCCGAGGCCGCCGCGCTGGCGGCTGTCGCCGTGGGCGGTGTCCACGTATCTGCTGGGCGGCACGCTCCCGGACGGCACGGCCGTCACGCCCAAGTACGTCGGCCCCCGCCGGATCGTGGAGGTGGCGGTCGCCACGCTGGCGACGGACCGGGCGCTGCTGCTCCTCGGCGTGCCCGGCACGGCGAAGACCTGGGTCTCGGAGCATCTGGCCGCCGCCGTCAGCGGCGATTCCACACTGCTCGTCCAGGGGACGGCGGGCACCCCGGAGGAGGCGATCCGCTACGGGTGGAACTACGCGCAGTTGCTGGCGGCGGGCCCCAGCCGGGAGGCGCTGGTGCCCAGCCCGGTGATGCGGGCGATGGCGGAGGGCATGACGGCGCGGGTCGAGGAGCTGACCCGTATCCCCGCCGACGTGCAGGACTCGCTCATCACGATCCTCTCGGAGAAGACCCTGCCGATCGCGGAGCTGGGCGAAGAGGTCCAGGCGGTCCGGGGGTTCAACGTCATCGCGACGGCCAACGACCGCGACCGCGGGATCAACGAGCTGTCGAGCGCCCTGCGCCGCCGCTTCAACACGGTGGTGCTGCCGCTCCCGGCGTCCCCCGAGGACGAGGTCGGCATCGTCACCCAGCGCGTCGCCCAGATCGGCGCCTCCCTCCAGCTTCCGCCGGTCCCCGAGGCGGTCGACGAGATCCGCAGGGTCGTCACGGTCTTCCGCGAACTGCGGGACGGGGAGACGTCCGACGGCCGGACGAAGGTCAAGTCCCCGTCCGGGACGCTGTCGACGGCCGAGGCGATATCCGTGGTCACCGGCGGCCTCGCGCTGGCGGCGCACTTCGGCGACGGGGTGCTGCGCGCGAGCGACGTGGCGGTGGGCATCCAGAGCGCGGTGGTCCGCGATCCGGCGGCGGACGGCGTGGTGTGGCAGGAGTACCTGGAAACGGTCGTCCGCGAGCGCGAGGGCTGGAAGGACCTCTACCGCGCCTGCCGCGAGCTCACGGCGTAACCCCATCGCAGTGCCGCACATAAAGAAGTAGTGCCGCACATAAAGAAGTAAGGAAAGGGAGTGAGGGGGTGAAGGTGGCGGAAGAGGCGTATGCGGGCGAGGAGTTCGCCGACGCGCGGCAGGAGGGCACGGGACTCGCGGCAGGGGGAGGCGCGGCGCCCGCGGCCGGGGGAGCCGCGCGGGCCGTGGCCGCGAGCGGCTCCGGGCCCGTGGCCGGGGAAGCCGCGGGGCGCCTGGCGGGGAGGAGCGCGGGATCCGTGGCCGGGGGAGTCGCCGCACGCGTGGCAGAGAGGGGTGCGGAGCGTTTGGGCGGGGGAGCCGGGGTCGTGGAGGGGGAGCGGGCCGTGAGCGGTACGGAGGAGGGGAGCACGCGGAGCGCCGCGGCCGTCGAGCCGCTGCTGCTCGGCGTGCGGCACCACGGGCCCGGCTCCGCGCGCGGAGTCGCCGCGGCGCTGGACGCGTACCGGCCGCGGGTCGTGCTCATCGAGGGGCCGCCGGAGGCGGACGCGATCGTCGGCCTCGCCGGCGACGAGGACATGCGGCCGCCCGTCGCGCTGCTGGCCCACGCCGTGGACGAGCCGGCGCGGGCGGGGTTCTGGCCGCTGGCGCACTTCTCGCCGGAGTGGGTCGCGATCCGCTGGGCGCTGCGCCACGGCGCCCCGGTCCGCTTCATCGACCTCCCTGCCGCCCACACCCTGGCGATGACCGCCGCCGGCGCCCCCGGCGGGCCGGGCCCGGACGAGGGGCCGGAGGAGAGCCGGTCCGACGACGGGGATCGAGCAGAAGGCAAGAGAGGGGAAGGGCCGGGGCTCGACCCCGAGGCGCTCCGCATCGACCCGCTGGCGGTCCTCGCGGAGGCCGCCGGTTACGACGACCCGGAGAGGTGGTGGGAGGACGCGATCGAGCACCGCATGCCGCACCCGGGCGTGGAAGCGGAGGAGCGGGACGGTCGCACGGTGCCGGCGACCGGTGCCGGGGGCGCCGCGGCCCCGGACGCCGACGGCTCCGCCGCCACCGCCGACGCCCGCGGCCCGGCCGCCGCCACCTTCGTCGCGCTGGGTGAGGCGATGGGCGCGTTGCGCGAGCGGTACGGGGACGGAGGGCACGACCGGGACCTGGTGCGCGAAGCGCACATGCGGCTGCGGCTGCGGGAGGCGCGGCGCGAGTTCGACGGGCAGGTCGCCGTCGTCTGCGGCGCGTGGCACGTGCCCGCGCTGCGGGCACGTGCCACCGTCACCGCCGACCGCCGCCTGCTCAAGGGCCTGCCCAAGGTCAAGACCGAGGTGGCCTGGGTGCCGTGGACCCACCGCCGGCTGGCGCGGCAGAGCGGCTACGGGGCGGGTATCGACTCCCCCGGCTGGTACGCGCACCTCTTCGAGGCGCAGGACCGGCCCATCGAGCGCTGGTTGATCAAGGTCGCCGACCTGCTGCGCGCCGAGGGCCGTACGGTCTCGTCGGCACACGTCATCGAGGCCGTCCGGCTCGCCACCGCGCTGGCCACGATGCGGGGCCGCCCGCTCGCCGGGCTGGCAGAGACGCTCGACGCCGTACGGGCCGTGATGTGCGACGGCTCCGAGGTGCCGCTGGCGCTCGTCGCCGACCGGCTCGTCGTGGGGGACGCGCTCGGCGAGGTGCCGGAGTCGGCGCCCGCCGTGCCGCTGCAGCGGGATCTGGCCCGTACGCAGCGGGCGTTGCGGCTCAAGCCGGCGGCGGAGGAGCGCGAGCTGCAGCTCGACCTGCGCAAGGAGACCGACGCCGGGCGCAGCCGCCTGCTGCACCGGCTGCGGCTGCTCGGCATCCACTGGGGTGTGCCCGCGGCCTCCCGGGCGAGCACCGGCACGTTCCGCGAGACGTGGAGCCTGCGGTGGGAGCCCGACCTGTCCGTTCGCGTCGTGGAGGCGGCGCTCTGGGGCACGACGGTGGTCGCGGCGGCCACGGCCAAGGCCGAGTACGAGGCGGCGCAGGCCGGTTCGCTCGCGCAGGTGACGGCGCTGGCGGAACAGTGCCTGCTCGCCGAGTTGACGGATGCCCTGCCGGTCGCCATGCAGGCACTCGCCGACCGCGCCGCGCTCGACACCGACGTCGGCCACCTGGCCGCGGCCCTCCCGGCGCTGGCCCGCTCCGTGCGCTACGGCGACGTCCGCGGCACGGAGACCGCGGCGCTCGCGGAGGTCGCCACGGGTCTGGCCGACCGCATCTTCGTCGGCCTCCCCGCCGCGTGCGTGGGTCTCGACGCGGACGGAGCGCAAGAGATGCGCACGCACGTCGACGCGGTGCACGCGGCGGTGGCGCTGCTGGACGCGGGCGCGGGGTCGGGAGGCGCCGGTTCGGAGGCGGACGCCTCCGGCGGTCCGGCGAACGGAGGGCGTGGCACAGCGGCCGGGAGTGAGGACGGCAGGGCAGCCGGTGACGGTACGGCGGCGGAGGCGGCGGCCCTCGACCCGGCCGGTTCGCTGCGGGGGCGGTGGGCCGGTGCGTTGCGGGTGCTGGCGGGCCGGGACGCCGTGCCCGGGCTCATCAGGGGCCGGGCCGTGCGGCTGCTCCTCGACGGTGGCCGGATGCCGGCCGCGGAGGCGGAGCGGGTCATGGGCCTCGCGCTGTCGCACGCCGTGCCGCCCGCGGACGCCGCCGCGTGGGTCGAGGGCTTCCTCGGCGGCGACGGCGGCATGCTCCTCGTCCACGACGAGCGGCTGCTCGCGCTGGTCGACGGCTGGCTGACCGGTCTGTCCGGCGACGCCTTCACGGACGTGCTGCCGCTGCTGCGGCGGACGTTCGCCGAGTACGAGCCGGGGGCCCGGCGCGCCATCGGCGAGTTGGTACGCCGCGGCGCCTCCGCCGCGGGCCCGGCGGAGCCGGCGGGCCTGCCGGGCTTCGCCGACGAGATCGACCCCGCCCGCGCGGCCGCTGTCCTGCCCACGCTCCGCGCCCTGCTCGGCACCGAGGAGGAACAACCGTGAACCCCGCACCCGGTGCGTCTCCAGACCGCCACACCCCGGCAGAGGAGCCCACGATGCCCACCCCCCGGCCCGCCACGAGTCGCACCGCCCGGCGCCCCGCCACCGACCCCGCCGAGACCGCGGCCCCCGTCACCCCAACTCCTGCCCCTCCAACCTCCTCTGCCTCCGCCAGCGCTGTCCGCTCCGCGGACGCGACCCCCGCCACCCCCGCCACCCCCACCCCCGCCGACCCCACCCCCGCGATCCCACCCCCGGCACCGCCACCTCCCCCCGTCCCCGCGGGCGAGCGGTTGCGGCGGTGGCGGCTGGTGCTGGGGGGCGAAGGCGGCGGGGACGGGACCGGGGCCGCGCTGGGCGGGGACGACGCCGGGATGGATCAGGTGCTCGCCGCTCTCTACGGCGGCGCCGAGCAGCCCGGCCGCAGCGGCCGGCGGCGGGCCGGGCTCGGCGGGTCCGCCCCGCAGGTGGCCCGGTGGCTCGGCGACGTGCGGGAGTACTTCCCGACGCCCGTCGTCCAGGTCATGCAGCGCGACGCCATCGACCGCCTCGGCATCGCCTCGCTCCTCCTGGAGCCCGAGATGCTCGCCGCCGTCGAGCCCGACGTGCATCTCGTCGGCACGCTCCTCTCCCTCGCCAAGGCCATGCCCGACGAGGCCCGCGAGACCGCCCGCACCGTCGTCCGGCAGGTC
The Streptomyces sp. CNQ-509 DNA segment above includes these coding regions:
- a CDS encoding AAA family ATPase; its protein translation is MTTTTGAGAAIGGSGEAGRAPESAGSAGAGGSAAADAALRPHAEDAFAHELAALAAADDRPRPPRWRLSPWAVSTYLLGGTLPDGTAVTPKYVGPRRIVEVAVATLATDRALLLLGVPGTAKTWVSEHLAAAVSGDSTLLVQGTAGTPEEAIRYGWNYAQLLAAGPSREALVPSPVMRAMAEGMTARVEELTRIPADVQDSLITILSEKTLPIAELGEEVQAVRGFNVIATANDRDRGINELSSALRRRFNTVVLPLPASPEDEVGIVTQRVAQIGASLQLPPVPEAVDEIRRVVTVFRELRDGETSDGRTKVKSPSGTLSTAEAISVVTGGLALAAHFGDGVLRASDVAVGIQSAVVRDPAADGVVWQEYLETVVREREGWKDLYRACRELTA
- a CDS encoding DUF5682 family protein → MSGTEEGSTRSAAAVEPLLLGVRHHGPGSARGVAAALDAYRPRVVLIEGPPEADAIVGLAGDEDMRPPVALLAHAVDEPARAGFWPLAHFSPEWVAIRWALRHGAPVRFIDLPAAHTLAMTAAGAPGGPGPDEGPEESRSDDGDRAEGKRGEGPGLDPEALRIDPLAVLAEAAGYDDPERWWEDAIEHRMPHPGVEAEERDGRTVPATGAGGAAAPDADGSAATADARGPAAATFVALGEAMGALRERYGDGGHDRDLVREAHMRLRLREARREFDGQVAVVCGAWHVPALRARATVTADRRLLKGLPKVKTEVAWVPWTHRRLARQSGYGAGIDSPGWYAHLFEAQDRPIERWLIKVADLLRAEGRTVSSAHVIEAVRLATALATMRGRPLAGLAETLDAVRAVMCDGSEVPLALVADRLVVGDALGEVPESAPAVPLQRDLARTQRALRLKPAAEERELQLDLRKETDAGRSRLLHRLRLLGIHWGVPAASRASTGTFRETWSLRWEPDLSVRVVEAALWGTTVVAAATAKAEYEAAQAGSLAQVTALAEQCLLAELTDALPVAMQALADRAALDTDVGHLAAALPALARSVRYGDVRGTETAALAEVATGLADRIFVGLPAACVGLDADGAQEMRTHVDAVHAAVALLDAGAGSGGAGSEADASGGPANGGRGTAAGSEDGRAAGDGTAAEAAALDPAGSLRGRWAGALRVLAGRDAVPGLIRGRAVRLLLDGGRMPAAEAERVMGLALSHAVPPADAAAWVEGFLGGDGGMLLVHDERLLALVDGWLTGLSGDAFTDVLPLLRRTFAEYEPGARRAIGELVRRGASAAGPAEPAGLPGFADEIDPARAAAVLPTLRALLGTEEEQP